A genome region from Streptomyces pratensis includes the following:
- a CDS encoding DUF6461 domain-containing protein, whose protein sequence is MGDGIQWMVGSTTSSGWMLDVHFARGIDSAELALRMGAPLGSGTQPMTDAEMVSLDVDAYPDRGPSSAVVRAGEHSGWAFAITYGPYLNRLDEVSRDGVEAVHYHYNSEHPPTTVLYARDGRTVCGFGLSEEHHRYGHDPDLLLPDLVAAGILRSDGKTYCDPDIDDYNDRDRRGLAIFEERFGLSLPRTVLTEDPLPVYAIMGSPAPDFEAIYGWAASNGRPLPNERLRLIPAGLRNDYERTRGWNPRGRLLTGDVGPGAAIGPFHTSGTLRDPAKNTER, encoded by the coding sequence GTGGGCGACGGGATTCAGTGGATGGTCGGCTCGACGACAAGTTCCGGGTGGATGTTGGATGTGCACTTCGCCCGTGGCATCGACTCAGCGGAACTGGCGCTTCGCATGGGTGCCCCGCTCGGGTCCGGGACGCAGCCGATGACCGATGCCGAGATGGTGAGCCTTGATGTCGACGCTTACCCCGACCGTGGACCGAGCAGCGCAGTAGTGCGCGCCGGCGAACACTCCGGCTGGGCGTTCGCCATCACGTACGGCCCCTACCTCAACCGACTGGACGAAGTCTCACGCGACGGTGTGGAAGCTGTCCACTACCACTACAACTCGGAGCACCCGCCCACCACGGTCCTGTACGCGCGTGATGGGCGTACCGTCTGCGGATTCGGGCTGAGCGAGGAACACCACCGCTATGGCCACGATCCTGATCTGCTCCTCCCCGACCTTGTGGCCGCCGGCATTCTGCGCTCCGACGGAAAGACCTACTGCGATCCCGACATCGACGACTACAACGATCGCGACCGCCGCGGTCTGGCCATCTTCGAGGAACGATTCGGTCTCTCCCTGCCCCGCACCGTACTCACCGAAGACCCCCTTCCTGTGTACGCGATCATGGGTTCACCGGCTCCCGACTTCGAGGCAATCTATGGGTGGGCAGCATCCAACGGCCGGCCTCTCCCCAACGAACGGCTGCGTCTGATCCCAGCCGGACTGCGCAATGACTACGAGCGGACCCGGGGGTGGAACCCACGAGGGCGCCTCCTCACCGGAGACGTCGGCCCGGGCGCCGCCATCGGCCCGTTCCACACCAGCGGGACTCTGCGGGACCCGGCCAAAAATACGGAGCGGTAG
- a CDS encoding NAD(P)-binding domain-containing protein, with protein sequence MNAPATTELPVVVIGAGPAGLAAAAHLLDQGIEPLILEAGHRAGAAVREWAHVRLFSTWGEVVDPAAEKLLASAGWTRPDPATYPSGGDWAEQYLQPLADVLGDRVRLDATVTGVSRTGRDRIVDADREQQPFVVHFTHADGREERVFARSVIDASGTWATPSPAGGSGLAALGEQAAADRITYRVPDLKDPAARARYAGKRTAVIGSGASAFTALAYLADLARSGDGAGTKGVWILRRGISGSTFGGGEADQLPARGALGLAAKAAVDQGHANAVTGFRTEKIERDADGRLILVGEDGRRLDAVDEVIALTGFRPDLSFLNELRLGLDERLQAPTGLAPLIDPNQHSCGTVYPHGHRELSHPEQGVYLVGMKSYGRAPTFLAMTGHEQVRSVSAAIAGDTVSADRVELTLPETGVCGGAGLFDDPTAGQGDEGGCCAPAPALVQISVGTPVPAAAAEIPASGGCCGS encoded by the coding sequence GTGAACGCGCCCGCCACAACCGAGCTGCCCGTCGTCGTGATCGGTGCCGGACCCGCCGGTCTGGCCGCCGCCGCACACCTTCTCGACCAGGGCATCGAGCCCCTGATCCTGGAAGCCGGCCACAGGGCAGGCGCCGCGGTGCGCGAGTGGGCTCACGTACGCCTGTTCTCCACCTGGGGTGAGGTCGTCGACCCGGCCGCCGAGAAGCTGCTGGCGTCAGCCGGCTGGACCCGGCCCGACCCGGCCACCTACCCCTCCGGTGGCGACTGGGCCGAGCAGTACCTGCAGCCGCTCGCCGACGTCCTCGGCGACCGCGTCCGTCTCGATGCGACGGTCACCGGCGTCTCGCGCACCGGCCGCGACCGCATCGTTGACGCCGACCGCGAGCAGCAGCCGTTCGTCGTTCACTTCACCCACGCCGACGGCCGGGAGGAGCGCGTCTTCGCCCGCTCCGTCATCGACGCCTCCGGCACCTGGGCCACGCCCAGCCCGGCCGGCGGAAGCGGCCTTGCCGCCCTCGGCGAGCAGGCCGCCGCCGACCGGATCACCTACCGTGTCCCGGACCTGAAGGACCCGGCCGCCCGCGCCCGCTACGCCGGCAAGCGCACCGCCGTAATCGGCTCCGGCGCCTCCGCCTTCACCGCCCTCGCCTACCTCGCCGACCTCGCCAGGTCCGGCGACGGCGCGGGAACGAAGGGTGTGTGGATCCTGCGCCGCGGCATCTCCGGCTCCACCTTCGGCGGCGGAGAAGCCGACCAGCTCCCCGCCCGCGGCGCTCTCGGACTCGCGGCGAAGGCCGCCGTCGACCAGGGCCACGCGAACGCCGTCACCGGCTTCCGCACCGAGAAGATCGAACGCGACGCCGACGGCCGCCTGATCCTGGTCGGCGAGGACGGGCGCCGTCTGGACGCGGTCGACGAGGTGATTGCCCTGACCGGCTTCCGCCCCGACCTGTCCTTCCTGAACGAGCTGCGCCTGGGACTCGACGAGCGCCTACAGGCACCGACAGGACTGGCACCGCTGATCGACCCCAACCAGCACTCCTGCGGCACCGTCTACCCCCACGGCCACCGCGAACTGTCCCACCCCGAACAGGGCGTCTACCTGGTCGGCATGAAGTCCTACGGCCGCGCCCCCACCTTCCTCGCGATGACCGGTCACGAGCAGGTCCGCTCCGTCTCCGCCGCCATCGCCGGCGACACCGTGTCCGCCGACCGTGTCGAACTCACCCTTCCGGAGACCGGGGTGTGCGGCGGCGCCGGACTCTTCGACGACCCGACAGCCGGGCAGGGCGACGAAGGCGGCTGCTGCGCTCCGGCACCCGCTCTCGTACAGATCAGCGTCGGCACCCCCGTGCCGGCCGCAGCCGCTGAGATCCCGGCATCCGGTGGGTGCTGCGGGTCCTGA
- the arsB gene encoding ACR3 family arsenite efflux transporter, with the protein MSSTEPITSPAPVGDGDDSIVKKLSTLDRYLAVWILLAMAVGLGLGRLVPGMNDALARIEIGGISLPIALGLLVMMYPVLAKVRYDRLDRVTSDRKLLISSLVINWIVGPAVMFALAWIFLPDLPEYRTGLIIVGLARCIAMVIIWNDLACGDREAAAVLVALNSVFQVIAFGLLGWFYLDLLPRWMNLGDGQGLDVSVWHIALNVVIFLGIPLLAGFLTRRIGERKMGRSGYEAKFLPKIGPWALYGLLFTIVILFALQGKTITSQPLDVVRIALPLLVYFAIMFFGTFLLGKRLGLAYDRTTTLAFTAAGNNFELAIAVAIATFGVTSGQALSGVVGPLIEVPVLIGLVYVALAWRKKFAPDAVTTAP; encoded by the coding sequence GTGAGCTCCACCGAGCCCATCACCTCCCCCGCTCCGGTCGGCGATGGGGACGACTCGATCGTCAAGAAGCTCTCCACCCTCGACCGCTACCTCGCGGTGTGGATCCTGCTCGCCATGGCCGTCGGCCTCGGCCTCGGCCGCCTCGTCCCGGGAATGAACGACGCGCTGGCAAGAATCGAGATCGGCGGGATCTCCCTGCCGATCGCGCTCGGCCTGCTGGTCATGATGTACCCGGTCCTCGCAAAGGTCCGCTACGACCGGCTCGACCGCGTCACCAGTGACCGCAAGCTGCTGATCTCCTCGCTGGTCATCAACTGGATCGTCGGACCGGCGGTGATGTTCGCCCTGGCGTGGATCTTCCTGCCGGATCTGCCCGAGTACCGCACCGGCCTGATCATCGTCGGCCTGGCCCGCTGCATCGCCATGGTCATCATCTGGAACGACCTCGCCTGCGGCGACCGCGAAGCAGCCGCCGTCCTCGTCGCCCTCAACTCGGTCTTCCAGGTCATCGCCTTCGGTCTGCTCGGCTGGTTCTACCTCGACCTGCTGCCACGCTGGATGAACCTCGGCGACGGCCAGGGCCTGGACGTGTCCGTCTGGCACATCGCCCTGAACGTCGTCATCTTCCTCGGCATCCCGCTGCTCGCCGGATTCCTCACCCGCCGCATCGGCGAACGGAAGATGGGCCGCAGCGGCTACGAGGCGAAGTTCCTGCCGAAGATCGGACCCTGGGCCCTGTACGGGCTGCTGTTCACGATCGTCATTCTCTTCGCTCTGCAGGGCAAGACCATCACCTCGCAGCCGCTGGACGTCGTACGGATCGCCCTGCCGCTGCTGGTCTACTTCGCGATCATGTTCTTCGGCACGTTCCTTCTCGGCAAGCGCCTCGGCCTGGCCTATGACCGGACCACGACCCTGGCGTTCACGGCTGCGGGCAACAACTTCGAGCTGGCCATCGCCGTCGCCATCGCCACCTTCGGCGTCACCTCCGGACAGGCCCTGTCCGGCGTCGTCGGACCGCTCATCGAAGTCCCCGTACTGATCGGCCTGGTGTACGTCGCGCTCGCCTGGCGCAAGAAGTTCGCCCCCGACGCGGTGACCACGGCCCCGTGA
- a CDS encoding ArsI/CadI family heavy metal resistance metalloenzyme: protein MSRIQLALRVPDLQASIAFYSKLFATEPAKLREGYANFAITDPPLKLVLVQGTPDTDTRMDHLGVEVDTTDEVHSATSRLQDEGLATDVETDTTCCYALQDKVWVHGPGQEPWEVYVVKADADSMVEQKSGTCCAGPAVTEAGPPVPAEAGGCCP from the coding sequence ATGTCACGCATACAGCTCGCTCTGCGCGTCCCCGACCTCCAAGCCTCGATCGCCTTCTACAGCAAGCTCTTCGCGACCGAACCGGCCAAACTGCGCGAGGGGTACGCCAACTTCGCCATCACCGACCCACCGCTCAAGCTGGTCCTCGTCCAGGGCACACCGGACACGGACACGCGGATGGACCACCTCGGCGTCGAAGTCGACACCACAGACGAAGTCCACTCCGCCACCTCCCGCCTCCAGGACGAAGGGTTGGCGACCGACGTCGAGACCGACACCACTTGCTGCTACGCCCTCCAGGACAAGGTCTGGGTCCATGGCCCGGGCCAGGAACCGTGGGAGGTCTACGTCGTCAAGGCGGACGCCGACTCGATGGTCGAGCAGAAGAGCGGCACCTGTTGCGCAGGCCCGGCTGTCACCGAAGCGGGCCCGCCTGTGCCGGCCGAGGCCGGTGGCTGCTGCCCGTGA
- a CDS encoding FAD-dependent oxidoreductase, whose translation MAPVLMNVNIDVYRNWVLMEYVDVAVIGGGQSGLAAAHALLRHGLRPVVLEASDRTAGSWPRYYDSLTLFSPARYSSLPGIPFPGADRDRHPPRDEVVAYLAAYAGRLDADIRTGRRVNSVRRTGSAYEVLLEGGGRRCRAWGSRRPGASRRRIPQPSSVCRPPGGSGRGR comes from the coding sequence ATGGCACCTGTATTGATGAACGTCAACATAGACGTTTATCGAAACTGGGTGCTGATGGAGTACGTCGACGTCGCTGTGATCGGCGGTGGCCAGTCCGGACTCGCCGCCGCCCACGCGCTCCTGCGCCATGGGCTGCGGCCGGTGGTGCTGGAGGCATCCGACCGCACAGCCGGGTCGTGGCCGCGCTACTACGACAGCCTCACGCTGTTCTCGCCCGCCCGGTACAGCTCCCTGCCGGGGATACCGTTCCCCGGCGCCGACCGCGACCGCCACCCGCCCCGCGACGAGGTCGTCGCCTACCTCGCCGCCTACGCCGGCCGCCTGGACGCCGATATCCGTACCGGCCGGCGCGTCAACTCCGTACGCCGGACCGGATCCGCGTACGAGGTGCTCCTCGAAGGCGGCGGCCGGCGCTGCCGGGCCTGGGGGAGTCGCCGGCCAGGTGCTTCACGCCGCCGAATACCGCAGCCCAGCTCCGTTTGCCGGCCGCCGGGTGGCAGTGGTCGGGGTCGGTAA
- a CDS encoding SMI1/KNR4 family protein, producing MDPRIPRLRRKLAAIPFQPLRSHSFGEEQHKFCLGPKLAQARAAAFETEHDIVLPDAYRQFLTHIGGSGAAPFYGLKPLERCSLLVMNPREEPGTPRGFDGAEPGAHGRDLFLHVIEMGCTDVCVIAVTGPLTGRALIGNSDGFWGPNVSSATDFLDWYERWLNHMSAGRDNRALELTSPRLRAHPGRHRMAPQL from the coding sequence ATGGATCCCCGCATTCCCCGTCTGCGTCGGAAGCTGGCCGCGATCCCATTCCAACCACTGCGCAGTCACTCCTTCGGGGAAGAGCAACACAAGTTCTGCCTCGGTCCGAAGCTGGCGCAAGCACGCGCCGCTGCGTTCGAGACCGAGCACGACATCGTCCTTCCCGACGCCTACCGGCAGTTCCTCACACACATAGGCGGCTCAGGAGCGGCGCCGTTCTACGGCCTCAAGCCGCTGGAGCGGTGTTCCCTGCTGGTCATGAATCCGCGCGAGGAACCGGGGACACCCCGCGGCTTCGACGGCGCAGAACCCGGGGCCCACGGACGCGACCTCTTCCTCCATGTCATCGAAATGGGCTGCACCGACGTATGCGTCATCGCGGTGACCGGTCCCCTCACCGGCCGCGCCCTCATCGGCAACAGCGATGGGTTCTGGGGTCCCAACGTCTCCTCCGCCACCGACTTCCTCGACTGGTACGAACGCTGGCTCAACCACATGAGCGCCGGACGCGACAACCGGGCCCTGGAACTCACCTCACCTCGACTTCGCGCCCACCCCGGCCGCCATCGCATGGCTCCGCAACTCTGA
- a CDS encoding ArsR/SmtB family transcription factor: protein MSNAKVLPLLEPADGQGVTPCCPPLTERPMTAAEADTAARMFKALGDPVRLRLFSAVASHEGGEACVCDISDVGVSQPTVSHHLKKLKEAGLLTSERRGTWVYYRVEPSVLAAMGQLLALPNVA, encoded by the coding sequence ATGTCGAATGCCAAGGTGCTGCCGCTGCTCGAGCCCGCTGACGGTCAGGGTGTGACGCCGTGCTGCCCGCCGCTGACCGAGCGCCCGATGACGGCCGCAGAGGCCGACACTGCCGCGCGAATGTTCAAGGCGCTCGGTGATCCGGTGCGGCTGCGGCTGTTCTCCGCCGTGGCCTCGCACGAGGGCGGGGAGGCGTGCGTGTGCGACATCTCCGACGTCGGCGTCTCCCAGCCCACCGTGTCCCACCACCTGAAGAAGCTGAAGGAGGCCGGGCTGCTCACCTCCGAGCGGCGAGGCACCTGGGTGTACTACCGGGTCGAGCCGTCGGTGCTCGCCGCGATGGGCCAGCTGTTGGCCCTGCCGAACGTGGCCTGA
- a CDS encoding arsenate reductase ArsC, translating into MADKPSVLFVCVHNAGRSQMAAAWLSHLAGDRVEVRSAGSDPGDQVNPAAVEAMAEVGIDISAETPKVLTVDAVRESDVCITMGCGDTCPVFPGKRYLDWTLEDPAGQGVEAVRPIRDEIKTLIEGLIAELAPEQTA; encoded by the coding sequence ATGGCCGACAAGCCGTCCGTCCTGTTCGTCTGTGTCCACAACGCCGGCCGCTCACAGATGGCCGCCGCGTGGCTGAGCCACCTGGCCGGCGACCGAGTCGAGGTGCGTTCCGCAGGATCCGACCCCGGCGACCAGGTCAACCCGGCCGCCGTCGAGGCCATGGCCGAAGTCGGCATCGACATCTCCGCCGAAACCCCGAAGGTCCTCACCGTCGACGCGGTCCGCGAGTCGGACGTCTGCATCACGATGGGCTGCGGCGACACCTGCCCCGTCTTCCCCGGTAAGCGCTACCTCGACTGGACTCTCGAGGACCCGGCCGGTCAGGGCGTCGAGGCGGTCCGCCCGATCCGCGACGAGATCAAGACCCTGATCGAGGGCCTGATCGCTGAACTCGCCCCGGAGCAGACGGCGTGA
- a CDS encoding ArsR/SmtB family transcription factor, producing MLTSVDPDVIRVLGDPLRLRIVTLLARETLCTTHLVEETGAKQTNLSNHMKVLREAGVVETEPCGRFTYYKLKPEVLAGLSEQFAALADSARTAAENKRACP from the coding sequence ATGCTGACTTCAGTCGATCCTGATGTGATCCGGGTGCTGGGCGATCCGCTCCGCCTCAGGATCGTGACCCTGCTGGCGCGCGAGACGCTCTGCACGACTCACCTGGTCGAGGAGACCGGAGCGAAGCAGACCAACCTGTCCAACCACATGAAGGTCCTGCGCGAGGCGGGCGTGGTGGAGACCGAGCCCTGCGGGCGCTTCACCTACTACAAGCTCAAGCCCGAGGTCCTGGCCGGGCTCTCCGAGCAGTTCGCGGCACTGGCCGACTCCGCCCGGACCGCTGCCGAGAACAAGAGGGCCTGCCCGTGA